In a single window of the Paenibacillus sp. MMS20-IR301 genome:
- a CDS encoding carbohydrate ABC transporter permease, whose translation MLKLSFSNKMFQVLNNLLLSLVAILCILPMVHVLAVSLSSDYATTSYLVKFWPVGFNLSAYKKALESNNFIIAFQVSVLRTVLGTAITMFLTMLSAYSMSKDDRYFRGRTVYAWFFVFTMLFHGGLIPTYLVVQKTGLTNSIWALVIPSAVNVFNVVLMMNFFRGIPKELEESAMIDGAGHFRILFRILIPISLPSIATLSLFTIVYHWNAWFDGLIYMNKAELFPLATFLQALIAGFDYTKIGLNPTDLENLSERSLKSALIFIGTFPILLVYPFLQRYFVKGMTLGSVKE comes from the coding sequence ATGCTCAAATTATCGTTTTCCAACAAAATGTTTCAGGTTCTCAATAATTTGCTGCTCTCGCTGGTGGCTATTCTATGTATCCTGCCCATGGTCCATGTTCTGGCCGTATCGCTCAGCTCGGATTATGCTACCACTTCTTATCTTGTGAAGTTTTGGCCCGTGGGATTTAACCTTTCGGCCTACAAAAAGGCGCTGGAGAGCAACAACTTCATTATTGCATTTCAGGTAAGCGTACTGCGGACGGTTCTGGGCACGGCCATCACCATGTTTCTAACGATGCTGTCGGCCTACTCCATGTCCAAGGATGACCGCTATTTCCGCGGGAGAACGGTGTACGCCTGGTTCTTCGTATTCACTATGCTCTTCCATGGGGGGCTGATTCCTACCTATCTGGTGGTGCAGAAGACCGGACTGACCAATTCGATCTGGGCCCTGGTAATACCCTCTGCGGTAAATGTATTCAATGTCGTGCTCATGATGAATTTCTTCCGGGGAATCCCGAAGGAGCTGGAGGAATCGGCCATGATTGACGGTGCGGGGCATTTCCGGATTCTGTTCCGGATTCTCATTCCGATCTCCCTGCCTTCAATTGCGACACTTTCTTTATTTACGATCGTCTATCACTGGAATGCCTGGTTCGATGGGCTGATTTATATGAACAAAGCGGAGCTGTTCCCGCTGGCTACCTTCCTGCAGGCACTGATTGCCGGATTTGATTATACGAAGATCGGGCTTAATCCCACGGATCTGGAGAATCTCTCAGAGCGGTCCCTGAAATCTGCACTGATCTTCATCGGCACGTTTCCGATTCTGCTGGTGTACCCGTTCCTGCAAAGGTATTTCGTGAAGGGAATGACCCTCGGCTCCGTCAAGGAATAA
- a CDS encoding histidine kinase produces the protein MKLIKRVILLIVASLILILALYFYSYRQSVSVIENQINSRNDEKLAYFLNRIEGLLDQNMLFASLMAKDPEVKRVSYGNLPPAGYDRLNVIQSMEYKLNLFSITNQIMNIISIYFPKYDLALSSVPSMKFNQAEIASAYTSNWKINTVEVSGVKMEAFSRFFVSPFQAEPPDLTKADFIIRVDFFTKNITNVLDEFKLGGYGDAFFYHSEEQMVYNSTAKNELIRQVMGARTPGIHHTKGQYHEIVEVDDKKYILYVLPSNKIDWSLMDIEPLDEILQPVVDSRNLFGLIMFLLLLLGIIAAFLLYFYIQVPIRILIRSVEHIRNQDFSYRIHSQKRNEFQQLFDSFNNMVKEIDHLIKRVYTEEIRSREAVMKQLQSQINPHFLYNCLAYIVNMAKLNKNNSIIAMAHSLGDYYKYTTRNETLETTLWSEIELAVNYMDIMNHQLDKFRYTLSIPEAMKNIKIPRLIIQPVIENAIVHGLEEVVADGLIVIKGLEEADSCRLIIEDNGPGLSAEEIEELTSRTEIDDNLTEQTGLWNVHHRLKYYFGEHSGIRLAPSALGGLKIELYWEKVERE, from the coding sequence GTGAAACTGATTAAAAGGGTAATCCTGCTCATTGTTGCCAGCCTGATCCTGATTCTGGCACTGTATTTCTATTCCTACAGGCAAAGCGTATCGGTCATCGAGAATCAGATTAACAGCCGTAACGATGAGAAGCTTGCATACTTCCTCAACCGGATTGAAGGCTTGCTGGATCAGAATATGCTGTTTGCTTCGCTGATGGCCAAAGATCCCGAGGTCAAGCGGGTCTCTTACGGCAATCTGCCTCCGGCCGGTTATGACCGGCTAAATGTGATCCAGTCGATGGAGTACAAGCTTAATTTATTCAGCATTACGAATCAGATCATGAACATCATCTCGATTTATTTTCCAAAATATGATTTGGCTCTATCTTCCGTACCTTCCATGAAATTCAACCAGGCAGAAATAGCTTCGGCGTACACCTCCAACTGGAAAATAAATACGGTTGAAGTAAGCGGCGTGAAAATGGAAGCGTTCTCCCGGTTTTTTGTCTCCCCGTTTCAGGCTGAACCGCCGGATTTGACGAAGGCTGACTTTATTATCCGCGTGGATTTCTTCACCAAGAATATTACGAATGTGCTGGATGAGTTCAAGCTGGGCGGTTATGGCGATGCATTCTTTTATCACAGTGAGGAACAGATGGTCTATAACAGCACAGCCAAGAATGAGCTGATCCGCCAGGTGATGGGGGCTCGTACCCCAGGGATTCATCATACGAAAGGGCAATATCATGAGATTGTGGAGGTGGATGACAAGAAATATATCCTGTATGTTCTTCCTTCAAACAAAATAGATTGGAGTCTCATGGATATCGAGCCGCTGGATGAGATTCTGCAGCCTGTGGTAGACAGCCGTAATTTGTTCGGGCTCATTATGTTTCTGCTGCTGCTGCTGGGGATTATCGCTGCCTTCCTGTTGTACTTCTATATACAGGTGCCGATACGTATTCTGATCCGCAGTGTGGAGCATATCCGCAACCAGGACTTCTCTTACCGGATTCATAGCCAGAAGCGAAATGAATTCCAGCAGCTGTTCGATTCCTTCAATAACATGGTTAAAGAAATCGACCATCTGATCAAGCGGGTGTACACGGAGGAGATCCGTTCGCGGGAGGCCGTCATGAAGCAGCTGCAGTCGCAGATCAATCCTCATTTCCTGTATAACTGCCTGGCGTACATCGTGAACATGGCTAAGCTGAACAAGAACAACTCCATCATAGCTATGGCCCATAGCCTGGGCGATTATTACAAGTACACGACCCGCAACGAAACGCTGGAAACTACGCTGTGGAGTGAGATAGAGCTGGCGGTCAATTATATGGATATTATGAATCATCAATTGGATAAATTCCGTTACACCCTCTCTATACCTGAAGCTATGAAAAATATCAAAATTCCCCGGCTCATTATCCAGCCCGTGATCGAGAACGCGATTGTCCATGGGCTCGAGGAGGTTGTGGCCGACGGACTGATTGTGATTAAAGGTCTGGAGGAAGCGGACTCCTGCCGGCTGATTATCGAGGATAACGGACCAGGATTATCTGCAGAGGAAATTGAGGAGCTGACCAGCAGGACGGAGATCGATGATAATCTTACCGAACAGACGGGGTTATGGAATGTTCACCATCGTCTGAAATACTACTTCGGTGAGCACTCAGGGATCCGGCTGGCTCCTTCGGCCTTGGGCGGACTGAAGATTGAGCTGTATTGGGAGAAAGTGGAGAGGGAGTGA